DNA sequence from the Cohnella herbarum genome:
GCGTTTCAGAAAAGGCTGTCTCCCCCGGGAGTCGAATTATCGGACATGCCATCGATCGACGTTGTACTGATCTCGCATGCCCACTATGACCATCTGCATATGTCGTCCCTGCGTAGGCTCAGAGGTCCGAAAAAAATGATCGTTCCGGCAGGCTTGCGGAGAAAGCTCATTTTACGAGGTTTTCTTCAGTCTCAGGAGCTGCACTGGTGGGAGGATATTTCATTCCACGGCGTAAAGTTTACTTTCGTTCCCGCCCAGCATTGGACTCGCCGCAACCCTTGGGATATGAATACGTCGCATTGGGGCGGATGGGTGTTGCAGATCGATCACGGTCCGACGATCTATTTTGCCGGGGATAGCGGCTATTTCCGCGGATTTAGCGAGATCGGACGGAAGTTCGATATCGATATTGCCTTGCTGCCTATCGGAGCTTATGACCCGGAATGGTTCATGGCCTCCCAGCACGTAAGTCCTGAAGAAGCCATGCAGGCTTTTCTGGACGTCAAGGCAAAGTATTTCGTACCCATGCATTACGGTGCATTTAAGCTTTCGGACGACACTCCGGAGCAAGCATTGCAACGGTTGGAATCGGCAAGGGTGCAGCTTGGCATCCCCGAAGAGAAGCTATTGCTGCTGCAACATGGAGAAACATTACGTTTTGAAAGCCATAGTCTTGAAACAGAAACCCCAAAAGAAAAGGATGGATTAGACTCATGATTACCGTATCCGGCGTTAGCCTGCGTTTCGGCAAGCGCCCCCTATTCG
Encoded proteins:
- a CDS encoding MBL fold metallo-hydrolase, whose translation is MLRRRFGNLDSVGAGKASMDQLHRWREDRLRKMRNKEYGKCIPCVAPDLRFLQHNRSEPSITWIGHSTFLIQMAGLNIVTDPVWARRMAFQKRLSPPGVELSDMPSIDVVLISHAHYDHLHMSSLRRLRGPKKMIVPAGLRRKLILRGFLQSQELHWWEDISFHGVKFTFVPAQHWTRRNPWDMNTSHWGGWVLQIDHGPTIYFAGDSGYFRGFSEIGRKFDIDIALLPIGAYDPEWFMASQHVSPEEAMQAFLDVKAKYFVPMHYGAFKLSDDTPEQALQRLESARVQLGIPEEKLLLLQHGETLRFESHSLETETPKEKDGLDS